ccacccaaccaGGTGCaccaaatgcaattttaaaagtgCCAAATGCATTGCAAAGGCAATGCCTGCATTTACAGTCTACTTTTTTTGACAATTTCATACAATTTCCTCAATGGGAATGTTCAACAAACCATTTCTGAAGCAGGGAAAAAACCCACAAGAGGTTCATCACATAGCCACAATACCAAAAACAGTTGCActgggcagatggggggggggagacagattTTCTCTTGCTCAGTGAAAGTACATAATTATCATATGCATATTACATCAGATACTCACAGCCCAGCAGAGAATGGCAAATCCAAAccaggcaacaccccaggcatGTCTGTTCATTGGACCAGCAATATTTTCATAGCAACCCTGACAAATCAGACAAGGGGGAGATTTAAATCAGTTACAGGTAATCAAATCATTTCAGTGATCTGTCCCCTCCAGCATGAGCCCACTCATCTGCCCAAGATCAGCTGGGATGGCTTCCTGTAGGTTTCACCACTGTCAAAAAACACAGTTGTAGCACCACGCAAGACTGACTTTCTGTAGCTGTGCCTAGACTGTGGAACCCCCTGCCCAGGAAAAGCCATCTGAACTCCCTCCCCAGTGATCTTTCATTaaatttttaaactgttttggtTGTCACTTTGGCTTGCCAAATGTCTGAATTTTGATTATGCTCCTGGTAAAATAGTTCATCcatcccaattttttttaaaaacaacaaccaagaATGCAAAAAATGAGCCATCTTATGCACTTTTAGGAAAGTGGAATACTACTGCTTGTATTTAGAGTTGGGGAACTAGGCCAGAGATGACTTGCGTCACCTTGGTTAACTACCTTGAATATTCAGTGTTGAAATAAGAGCTAAATGTGTTCTACTTTCAGCAACCATCTGGGCATAACAAACTCAAATAGTGCCTATCCAGCATTGTTTCCTAGTCTTTGTATGCACAGGATCATGAATTATGAAACACCACTACAGTTGCTGTTTGAAGCTTACCTCCAATTATTTCCTGCACTGAAAGAACAAATTGGAGAAACTAAACATTGGTACAGCTAGGCTCCAGACACCTTGCAACTAGGTATAACTATCCAAACATACAGGGTATTCTGAAATGCAAGGTACCAAGGTTCATGaacactggattttttttctgttcctccAAGCATTTTCAAATAAGTACATGAGGTAGCCCTCTGAAATTTTCCTTAAAAGCACCAGTTCAATCAAGTCACCTCCACCTTCACAAACCCCAAATATAACTCAAATagctcattttttttctcctaagtAAAATTAATTCCAGGCAACAGAGGAATGGTCACTGTGAAAAGGCAATCTTGACAAAGTTGAAAAAGTATTTTGATTTTCTCAGGATTATTAACATTAATGATATGTATTCTGGTCTAGTACTGCAATGTTTAAATAGCTTCTGCAAGCCATTAGTTCTCGGATATCCTGGGTCATGCTGACTAGTGCGCATGAAGAAGACACATGTCCCTATTCAGGATTTTGCATTAGTCTCTTTTATTGTGCCTTTGCACAGAGATTAAACTGAAGTCTGACCAAAATGGAGTATCATTTTTTTCCTTAGACAAGGACCTCAATGTGTGCCAACCCTTTCAATGCCAGGGCTTCAAATATTTACTACTCAGCTGGGTTGCTTGCAGAATTCCACTGACATTCAAGATAGCAAGAAAGTAGgttaaaaaataaatgtgaaagcAAGGTCAAGAAGCAACTCTTACTGTGTTGTGGTAATAGCCAGATACTCCCAGTTTACAGCCATCGAGATTAATTGGTTTTCCTTGAACATCCATGGCACAGCACTGGCGTGGCCAAGGAAAATCTGCATCCTCATGTTTTATCCTGAAAACGGAGGTGTAGTCTTGCCAGTCTGAAGGGCCATACACACCACAGCACTTATTCTGTGTTTACAAGGAGGAAGCAAGAGAAAGTATGTTAAATCTATAGGAAtacagttaacccatttttgacaCGCCCAAAGATGTACATatctggtccctgttgcgtatatgcaacattgggcagaactgGCTTAAGCACCTTTCTTGCCATTCCAAAAGTTTTTGGAGATTGGCTAGACCCCAAAGTTTGTCCCCCTGATAAACATTTGCCACGACTACTTCCACTGGTATGGGGAATCAGGAGTCAGTCCTTCCAGGTAGACTCTTTGATGGGCACAGACCCCTGGTCCACCTGGCCGAACTTAGATGCCATTCCTGGGCTTGCATCCCACCCAAGGAATCTCCCATGCTACATGATGAAGCCTATAGGCATGATGGATTATAGTAGCACTAGGCAAAATCCAAAGCCCACTTCAATTAGCCCCTCTGACAAGACAGACAATAGGATATTGCTTCTTAGAATcaaatcacttaaaaaaaaacaacaaccaaacaagTCTAAAATAGTTTATTGCCATCAAAAAGCTTCTCAACTCTTGGGTTAAACctaaacatttttaataatagTCCCATTCATCTCAGTGCAACTCACATGGAATGGATGTTTATACAACAAGACAGAAATAGCTGGGAGTAATCTAGGCCATCAATCTTGATCATGTTAATCCCCCACTTGCATGCAAAGATTGTAGTAGTGTGCCCAATTCTTAGAAGGATAGGCAGACACAGCAGTTACAGAACTCAAGGAGTCCTGACTAGAGGTGGCAATCAAAGCATGAAACCCAAGCTATTtttagtccaatcctatgcatgtgagTCTTGCAAGAAAGTCCTATGGAATTCCACTACTGAATTTACATCCAGTAAGTGTGCCTGGCCTTGTAGCCTCCATCTAGTATTGCTGCTACTGCAGAATACAGAACAGTGTAGAATTTTGCTTACAGGGTCCAGGCTGCTATACTACCATGTATGAAACCAGCTCTAAGAATATTTGAGACTATTTATGAGACAACCAGAAGGGCTGGGCAGAGCACACATATGGGTGAAGGCATTACCATAAAGATATTTAAGCGATTAAATATGACTATTATGATTCAGCAGAATtgaaagttacagcccaattctgttgggCTTTAATGCTAGGGGAACAAGGCAGCAACAGAGGTAGGAGGAATGGTGATAGGATTGGGAGGAGAGTATATCAGGtccagtggcagctgctgaattctagccccttcccagatccaatctcatgcagacctgcaccagcaattttgttaccacaggtccgagtagacccccTGCACCATCAaggctaacccccccccccgataaaggaacagatgttcccatacccagAGGTGACCTCCATGAGCTCCCTGCAgtatgcagcaatagccattttggtgttgctgtatCAGTGGGGGACAGGAAAGATAGGATGGGGCCCGTAGTGTTGTTAAGCTTTTCACTGTCAAACTACAATATAGCCCTACCAAAACCAAAACCTTACCaccaccacatgcctcagaagTATACCTGTTGAAAAGCAGgagtagatccaaggagacccaaggcAGTgatggaggctttccccagggtaaactAATAAAAGCTCGCTTCTCCAAGGAGAACCTTCTGACTGCCCCCCTGCCCACAGACACAGTGCACACTCCGTTGGTGTGGCTACAtcggtaagggggggggggaattaggtaggatttgAGCTATTAGTTACTCAAGTCCAAGTGGTAACTATTCAAGACATATGCTGTCCACCAGGATCTGGCTTTTAAGAGGGGGCACATATAATAACACTAGAACACCGACATACTTAGAAAGCGTTACAATAACTTAAGAATAATAAAGACTATTGCCCTTGCAAAAGGTTATCAATATGTAATCACCTGCAACATGAGGCGGTCCCATGTTCTGGTGACCCCATCACTCTTCCATTTGTCATCATTGTTGGCTGGGTTGGGATTCTGGTATTTTTCCAACATTTGCTTCAAGAAGAGGTTTTCAGTGAGCTGCGTGGCAACGATGAGAGGGAAGAAAGCACAAACATTAGACCGATACCTTTCTGGAGAGGAGTCTAGATGGGGAGGGCAGCTACCATCCACCCTAACATCTAACAAGGGATTTTTGGAACTTCCAAGCAGTTAAGTGGAAGTTCTTCCTTCCAGTACAGAGTGGGAACAGGTTAACAGAAAACTCAGACAGCCCCCTACCAAGTTTGACAGGAAACTGCTCAATGGAAGTACACAGAAACTGGATTGGGCAGCCTCTCACTCTGAAGACACAATGAAAGACCAAATACTTGTTTGCAAGCAACTAAAGACATTAAGATGTACATGGCTCCAAGTTTCCTTGATCTCAAGAACCGGAGACCAACTTTATGGAGCATGCAGATCTGGGCAGGAAGCTTTCCACTGGACCATCACAGGGAATTAAAACCTTACAGGTCTCCCATGGGCTTCCTTCCAAAGTGTCAGCATACTCACAAAGTCTCGATGCACTGCTGCCGTGATGCTAGAGGCCACTTCAAAGGCAAATACTATCATCATCAGGATGATATACTGAAAAGGAAATTACAACACATGTCACACAATATGTAAGGGGAGACCCCATAACTTCATATATGTTCAGTAAGATCTAGACCCCTAAGGAATATAGAAACCATGCCTCTTGAGATAGacatctcttttttccccttctgcagtcTTAAAGCATCCAAAATTTAGAACTTCAACACACAGGTTAGGGCTGGTTCATATGTGTGTACATTACTTGATGACTCATgtggttttctgttttgttttagtaACACAAAATAAAATTCCTAAGGCCATTCAGAACATGTTACCTACTGTTTGATCAGTGACATTTCAAGTAATCACTTGATATCCACTTGACTAAAGCATAGCCAAGCCATCCTTGTTCCCACACCCAGCAAATATTGGAGAAAGCCTTCTATGATTTGAACATTCCATATAAGGATTTAGTGCACTCGAGAAACATCTTACTAGAAACAAGCCTTTATTTTGTTATGGGACAGAAGGAAGTTCTTTGTATTCATAACAAAGTTGTAAGGGCTTATTTTGTATTGCACAAGTCATTCCCTCCCCACGCCCATCATCTTCCTGCTATTCAGACAATAAAATCAGGTTAAGAAACCAATTCCATACAAATATAGATGGAAATCACCATCCCATTCTTCCTATACAAACCTCCACCCACAAAAATACATATATTAAATAAGAAAAGTTTTGGGGTTCTATACTGCAATTATAATTGAAGGAAATCTTCAATTTCTCAATCACTTAGATACAAACTGAGATCTGTGAGATGACAACAGAAAGGCATAAGTAAATATATCTGCTTAGGCAAAAGACATTTCTCATTCTGCCATATATTTCAACAGTGACTGACAGTAAACTATAGATACCAATCTAATGCAAAAACAGTCCCTACCTCTCTCCCGCTAGTTTTGCAACAGCATGGAAACGGGAATAAGAATTTTTATGTATTTGGAAAGTGCCAGTCCACATGAGGATTTCAGAATGTGAATTTTGCATACAGAGCAAATGATTACATTGCCAAGGAAATGCCATCTCAACATTTTTTACTCTTTCGGAAGATCCCTTTTGCCAAAGCTAGAAACGTACCAAGGCAGAGACAGTCGACCAGTTTCTTAGATCATGAGACCATTGGCTGTTACTAGGTATCCAACTTACCACCAGCAACATTGTTCTGTTTGACTTTATGACCCCCACGATGCCAAGGAtagacagacaaaagaagcagAAACCAGTGAAGATACCAATCCAGGCAGCGCCATAGATGTCATCATTGTCGGTGGCTTCCAGCAGGGGATACAGTGCTTGTTGATCCGATACAAAAAATATGCACTCTGCCATCAGTGCAATGCCACAACACTGGGGACCAGAGAGATACATAGCAGTCATCTTGATACCCATCCCAAAAAACAAAGCCCAAACTGAAATACACTGTTCTAAACTTGCACATACTCCCCTGCAGGTAGTCAGACAGAGTTCAGGAACTGCAACTGGATATATCTGCTTGTAGTTCATGCTTCCCCCACATGACCAACTTTGGATCTACTTATGGGTTTCCTTGCTTGCAGGTTAGAGCCTCATTAAACAAGTACTAGCCTAGTCCCAATGCCCAAGCATTGTGGTTTAGTAAACAGGTACTAGCCTCTTCCAAACATTAGGGTTACTGTCAGAGGCTCCTTTTTCTGAGCCAGGCATTAGGCAGCTATTCTTCCTGCACCTTTTTGCAGCCCATCTTCTCCCATCCACCCTCCCAACAGTAtcagcaattttaaaaattcaaggtgttgttttttttaaacaaaaaaaaaaaatgtacaacagTGCTAGAGACCACAAGTAAGGAAAATGCACAAAAGCATCTTCAGGAACCATGAGCATAGATGTGCAAGTGTATCCTCTACAAATAGCATCCAACCACCAGAGTGCTTTGTGTATAATGCAAGTCATGTGTATAGATGCACTCATGCAATGATGGGGTGGTTTCAAGTGACATGCACACCACATCAAGCCAGTGGAAAAACCAACTCAACACACCTCTCTTAGTTGCCCATTGTACAGATTgagttcacttaccccaaggacaACATTTCCCAAGATCAGCAAGCCTTGGAAACATCGCACACCTGTATCTCCTTTTGCCATCTTCAGCTCCTCATGCAACCTGGAGTAAAGTTGCAAATGTATCATCAGTGTAGGCATTCTTAAAAATATTGAGTAAAACtcagtcactccccccccccaaatcttctaCTCCATTTAAACTCAAGAATGAAGTTCCAAAATCTGTACCAAAATGAGCAGTCCATAAAATCTTTCTCCTGTAAAGAATGTTCCACACACTTTCAAGACCTACTTACAGAATTGCACTATTATGTACTGGGGATGGTACCACTTTGAAAGACATCAGGAAATTTGAGATTTCAACTATATATGTTGAAAGGTAGAGACTAAGCAAATGTAGCTATCCCTTCTATTGCATACAGATGTCAGAAGTGATCCAAAAGACTAAGCATCCTATCAGGCACACACCTTTGCTCTCACAAGATCATGTATGTTTGAGTTTCAGGATAAACCAAGCCTTGGAACAGAAGATTTAAGTGAGGACGTACTTAAGATTCTTATCCAAAATAATTGATTCTATTTGGACACAGGAAAAGACATATAATACACTTAACTATATCAGGTAGTCACTCAGGCACCCTTAAAAAATTGCAGAATCATAGGAAATCCTTTTCAGTACAGGCATGCCTTGGTACTCTGTAATGCTCACCGCCTGATGGGATACCAACTCTGTGACCGAGACAATCACCCTGCCTATACAGTTGTGGGGCTTTAAACATCTCACAAGTGCTACAAGAAGAATTCACAAAAGAGTGTCTCTCACAGCACTAGTGTAGCAGGTCAGTTacaaacaagataaaaaaaaCACTGGCCCccatacagatccttggggagcccccaacTTTTGGCCCTGTACTGAGAAAAATGGGCCATTC
This portion of the Tiliqua scincoides isolate rTilSci1 chromosome 3, rTilSci1.hap2, whole genome shotgun sequence genome encodes:
- the UPK1B gene encoding uroplakin-1b, translating into MAKGDTGVRCFQGLLILGNVVLGCCGIALMAECIFFVSDQQALYPLLEATDNDDIYGAAWIGIFTGFCFFCLSILGIVGVIKSNRTMLLVYIILMMIVFAFEVASSITAAVHRDFLTENLFLKQMLEKYQNPNPANNDDKWKSDGVTRTWDRLMLQNKCCGVYGPSDWQDYTSVFRIKHEDADFPWPRQCCAMDVQGKPINLDGCKLGVSGYYHNTGCYENIAGPMNRHAWGVAWFGFAILCWATWVLLCTMFYWSRIEY